One window of the Paenibacillus beijingensis genome contains the following:
- a CDS encoding carbohydrate ABC transporter permease — protein sequence MNRVWSTSIMQQIVFMGPFVILFTLITAIPFTFGIYYSFTNWNGLSDKMPWVGIDNYKFIFTNDTQFLHSLWFTIRFTFVSVILCNVIGFIIAYFVSKPLKSRNVLRTLFFMPNVIGGIILGFIWLFIYSQGFSTIGEYSGIAFFNLPWLGNETTAFWALVIVFVWQAVGYIMVYYISGLANVPRDLIEAATIDGAKTPQILRDVIFPMIMPSITVCIFISTVAAFKSFDLNYALTKGGPFLSTESIAMNIYTEAFAKNNMGLGAAKAIVFFFIVMIISIIQVYLTKKREVQV from the coding sequence ATGAATAGAGTTTGGTCAACAAGTATTATGCAACAAATTGTATTTATGGGTCCTTTTGTTATTTTATTCACTTTGATCACAGCCATTCCTTTTACTTTTGGTATTTATTATTCATTTACGAATTGGAATGGTTTGTCAGATAAAATGCCTTGGGTTGGCATAGATAACTATAAATTTATATTCACTAATGATACACAGTTCTTACATTCACTCTGGTTTACGATTCGTTTTACATTTGTGTCGGTTATTCTATGCAACGTCATTGGGTTCATAATAGCATATTTTGTATCTAAACCTTTAAAGAGCAGAAATGTACTGCGCACATTATTTTTTATGCCTAACGTAATTGGCGGAATAATACTTGGTTTCATTTGGCTTTTCATATATTCTCAGGGGTTCTCTACTATAGGTGAATATAGTGGCATTGCTTTTTTTAATCTACCATGGCTGGGCAATGAAACAACCGCTTTTTGGGCGCTAGTTATTGTGTTTGTCTGGCAGGCAGTCGGTTATATTATGGTTTATTATATTTCCGGTTTGGCAAATGTACCGCGAGATTTGATCGAGGCAGCTACGATTGACGGAGCTAAAACCCCACAGATTCTTCGCGATGTAATTTTTCCGATGATCATGCCATCTATTACAGTTTGTATTTTTATATCTACAGTCGCTGCTTTCAAATCATTTGATTTAAACTATGCCCTTACAAAAGGAGGGCCTTTTCTTTCTACTGAATCAATCGCAATGAACATATATACTGAAGCATTTGCAAAAAATAACATGGGCTTGGGGGCTGCAAAAGCAATCGTTTTCTTCTTTATTGTCATGATTATTTCAATCATCCAAGTGTATTTGACGAAGAAGCGGGAGGTGCAAGTGTGA
- a CDS encoding cupin, with translation MGKQELEFTDYRQFAEVPFSKVEGLSERVIAKDPESGVATRILIFAPGTDTTPNGVQIHDFWEELYIIEGSIIDLTLNQEFTAGMVACRPPGMKHGPWVAPNGCKTFEVRYYSK, from the coding sequence ATGGGAAAACAGGAACTGGAATTTACCGATTATCGTCAATTTGCGGAGGTACCTTTCAGCAAGGTGGAAGGTTTATCTGAAAGAGTAATCGCCAAAGATCCGGAATCGGGTGTCGCGACACGTATCCTCATCTTTGCGCCAGGAACCGATACGACTCCTAACGGGGTACAGATTCATGATTTTTGGGAGGAACTGTACATCATTGAAGGCTCAATCATCGACCTGACACTGAATCAGGAGTTTACTGCGGGTATGGTGGCTTGCCGTCCGCCCGGCATGAAGCATGGTCCTTGGGTGGCGCCAAATGGCTGCAAAACGTTTGAAGTTCGCTATTATTCCAAATAA
- a CDS encoding DUF2848 family protein has product MEFICDETVMNWTPKRLVIAGYTGKDQDSVKKHIAELKELGIPAPPQVPMLYDLSPELLLTSSEITVVQNDSSGEAEVVLLHMDGSWYAGLGSDHTDRVLEAVSIQKSKQVCAKTVTKELWLLDSFIDRWDEIEIKSWVQIDGGEQLYQSGKLGEFLHPEQLMRIVKDRGYADSDMALYCGTLPLHGGFVFGGSFRAELIDRKAGRKLELKYQMKLLKNAEEE; this is encoded by the coding sequence ATGGAATTTATATGCGATGAGACCGTGATGAACTGGACGCCAAAACGGTTAGTTATTGCCGGTTATACAGGCAAAGATCAAGATTCTGTCAAGAAACATATTGCGGAATTAAAAGAATTGGGTATTCCCGCCCCGCCACAGGTTCCAATGCTGTATGATCTTTCCCCGGAACTGCTTCTTACCTCGAGTGAAATCACGGTTGTTCAAAACGACAGCAGCGGTGAAGCTGAAGTCGTATTGCTCCACATGGATGGAAGTTGGTACGCAGGGCTTGGCAGCGACCATACGGATCGGGTGCTGGAGGCGGTATCGATCCAAAAATCAAAACAAGTTTGCGCCAAAACGGTTACTAAAGAGCTCTGGCTGCTTGATTCGTTTATTGACCGCTGGGATGAAATTGAAATAAAAAGCTGGGTACAGATCGATGGCGGTGAGCAATTATATCAATCCGGAAAGTTAGGCGAGTTTCTGCATCCGGAACAGTTGATGCGAATTGTAAAAGACAGAGGCTATGCAGATTCCGACATGGCGCTTTATTGCGGAACACTGCCGCTTCACGGAGGATTTGTGTTTGGAGGCTCTTTCCGGGCTGAACTGATAGATCGTAAGGCAGGCCGCAAGCTCGAGCTTAAATATCAAATGAAACTTTTAAAAAACGCTGAGGAGGAATAA
- a CDS encoding IS110 family transposase, with amino-acid sequence MDVLIERACGLDVHKKSITACVMTPEGKEIKTFRTHTVFLLDLIDWIKQHRCTHVAMESTGVYWKPIVNLLEAEEIQFLVVNAQHIKAVPGRKTDVKDAEWICNLLRHGLLKPSYIPDRNQRELRELVRYRRSLIQERSREHNRVQKVLEGANIKLAAVVSDIMGVSSRDMMGAMIEGEEDPEKLAAFARRTLKKKKEELELALRGNMSAHQRIMLKTMLTHVDFLNEQILELDTEVAKRLDPFQQDIERLDTIPGIGRRTAEQILAEVGTDVGSRFPSAPNLCSWAGLVPGQNESAGKRKSSKTRKGNKYLRAALIEVAHSVCRSDNYLGAQYRRIAARKGRHRAAVAVAHSIMTIVYYVLTRKEDYKDLGSHYFEQRQQEAIVRQAVRKLENLGFQVALFNSEAS; translated from the coding sequence ATGGATGTCCTCATCGAGCGCGCTTGCGGTTTGGATGTTCACAAGAAGTCCATTACCGCTTGCGTCATGACTCCCGAAGGAAAGGAGATTAAGACCTTTCGTACGCATACGGTGTTCCTGCTGGATTTAATCGACTGGATCAAGCAGCATCGCTGTACGCACGTGGCCATGGAGAGTACCGGTGTTTACTGGAAACCAATCGTCAACCTGCTTGAAGCCGAGGAGATTCAATTCCTCGTCGTAAACGCACAGCACATTAAAGCTGTTCCCGGCAGGAAGACGGATGTGAAAGATGCCGAGTGGATCTGTAACCTTCTGCGTCATGGACTGCTCAAACCCAGCTACATTCCGGACCGTAACCAACGCGAACTCCGCGAATTAGTCCGTTACCGTCGCAGCCTGATTCAGGAACGCTCTCGTGAACATAACCGGGTTCAGAAGGTCCTTGAAGGCGCCAACATTAAGCTCGCTGCTGTTGTCTCCGACATTATGGGCGTGAGCAGCCGCGATATGATGGGGGCCATGATCGAGGGAGAAGAAGATCCCGAAAAGCTGGCAGCTTTCGCGCGACGAACTCTGAAGAAAAAGAAGGAAGAGTTGGAATTGGCCTTACGCGGCAACATGAGTGCCCACCAACGGATCATGCTGAAAACGATGCTCACACACGTCGATTTTCTGAATGAGCAGATTCTCGAACTGGATACGGAGGTAGCCAAACGGCTCGACCCTTTTCAGCAAGACATTGAACGTCTAGATACCATTCCAGGGATCGGCCGACGAACCGCAGAACAAATCCTTGCCGAAGTTGGGACTGATGTCGGTTCGCGCTTCCCATCCGCCCCTAATCTCTGTTCATGGGCGGGCCTAGTTCCAGGGCAGAATGAAAGTGCCGGAAAACGAAAATCCTCAAAAACTCGCAAAGGCAACAAATATCTCCGAGCGGCACTGATTGAAGTCGCCCATTCCGTATGCAGATCCGACAACTACCTAGGAGCACAGTACAGACGCATTGCCGCCCGAAAAGGCAGACACCGAGCAGCCGTAGCCGTCGCGCACTCCATCATGACCATTGTTTATTACGTTCTTACACGAAAAGAAGATTACAAAGATTTAGGAAGTCATTATTTTGAACAGCGACAACAAGAAGCGATCGTGAGACAAGCCGTACGAAAGCTTGAGAATCTTGGTTTTCAGGTAGCCCTCTTTAATTCGGAGGCCTCTTAG
- a CDS encoding carbon-nitrogen family hydrolase has protein sequence MKIASIQLEIKDQESKEQRIERAAGLVDQAAQDADLILLPEIWATGYFSFDKYTEEAEPITGPFVTLFSETARRHGVYLFAGSFVEEKDGNYYNTSILFDRQGKLAGTYHKTHLFRYGSKEGELLTRGDGAKVIDTEFGKVGLTTCYDLRFPELYRQQVDLGAEMFLVTSAWPHQRLEHWKLFNATRALENQSFLISCNCVGTTRNVLLGGHSSIVDPWGITLASGGEQETIVKSEIDPSEVSRIRETFPSLKHRVL, from the coding sequence ATGAAGATTGCATCCATTCAATTGGAAATTAAGGATCAGGAGAGTAAAGAACAGCGAATTGAACGTGCTGCCGGGCTGGTGGATCAGGCTGCTCAAGACGCGGATCTGATCCTGCTGCCGGAAATATGGGCGACCGGTTACTTTTCGTTTGATAAGTATACAGAAGAGGCGGAGCCGATCACAGGTCCCTTCGTTACCTTATTTTCTGAAACTGCGAGACGCCACGGGGTCTATTTATTTGCGGGAAGCTTTGTCGAAGAGAAGGACGGAAACTATTACAACACAAGCATTCTGTTTGATCGTCAAGGCAAGCTGGCAGGCACTTATCATAAAACGCATTTATTCCGCTACGGTTCAAAAGAAGGTGAACTTCTGACAAGGGGGGATGGCGCGAAAGTAATCGATACTGAATTCGGGAAGGTCGGATTGACAACGTGTTATGATCTTCGGTTTCCTGAACTTTACCGTCAGCAGGTTGACTTGGGAGCGGAGATGTTCCTTGTTACCTCGGCTTGGCCGCATCAGCGTCTTGAGCATTGGAAGCTGTTTAATGCTACGCGCGCTTTGGAAAATCAAAGCTTTCTTATTTCATGTAATTGTGTAGGAACAACCCGGAATGTTCTACTCGGCGGACACAGTTCCATAGTTGATCCGTGGGGCATTACGTTGGCGTCAGGCGGAGAACAAGAAACCATCGTAAAATCGGAAATCGATCCGTCCGAGGTATCCCGAATAAGAGAAACGTTCCCGAGCTTGAAACATCGTGTGTTATAG
- a CDS encoding pyridoxamine 5'-phosphate oxidase family protein, which yields MSKLTTELTAGMRSELQGQNIVLLNVVNKENGDLFSTALSWVYAVGPKTVRFAIDAKSDFVRILKEDPKLVLNFISHETVYSIKGNAVVKVAKTEDLTLKMALLEVDVKEIRDIIFYGGKIVAQPAFVKTYKAELIKKLDDEMKNALINLA from the coding sequence ATGTCCAAATTGACGACCGAGCTTACAGCCGGAATGAGATCCGAGTTACAAGGCCAGAATATTGTGCTCCTAAATGTAGTGAATAAAGAAAACGGGGATCTATTTTCGACGGCTCTTTCATGGGTCTATGCAGTAGGTCCGAAAACGGTTCGTTTTGCAATCGACGCCAAATCCGACTTTGTACGGATATTGAAAGAGGATCCCAAATTGGTTTTGAATTTTATTTCCCATGAGACGGTGTATTCCATTAAAGGGAATGCAGTTGTGAAGGTCGCTAAAACAGAAGATCTTACGTTAAAAATGGCGCTGTTGGAAGTGGACGTAAAGGAGATTCGAGACATCATCTTCTACGGCGGCAAAATTGTTGCCCAGCCGGCATTTGTCAAAACATACAAAGCTGAATTGATTAAGAAGCTGGATGACGAAATGAAGAACGCACTGATTAATCTTGCTTAA
- a CDS encoding 4-hydroxyphenylacetate 3-hydroxylase family protein, producing the protein MVRNGKQYLNSLKDNRCIYVNGEKVQDVTSHPAFRGISESFARLYDLAADPSNDMIYTTEDGTTANKVFMIPRSREDLAVRRRAIAKWADATCGFAGRSPDHVAAFLAGFASYPDVFGEYRQNVLDFYQYARDEDLFVTYVIIPPQVDRSKAAHEQEEKYLPVGVLEERKDGIVVRGSQMLGTSAAVSNYLFVSCITPLRPGDEDYAISFVLPIDTPGLKLYPRPTYATGKESIFDYPLSTQFDESDSLVVFDDVFIPWKHVFTYKNIEATRAQFHETPAHVLGNNQAQIRLSTKLKFTIGVARKITAMGGTDKFPQVQERLGELASLAATVEGMLLASEYECTVDKNGTARPNARFLYGIVGMQDQIYAGVIKILRELVGGGVLQLPSSYHEMVNPETKDDIRQYIRASGVDSEARIQLYRLAWDIIGSEFAGRHQQYEMFYNGAPFVVRGHAYRNYGYHEPLEMVDRFLGSYTVPKALLKEV; encoded by the coding sequence ATGGTTCGTAATGGCAAACAATATTTGAACTCTTTGAAAGATAACAGATGTATCTATGTGAATGGTGAAAAAGTCCAGGATGTCACGTCACATCCCGCTTTCAGAGGCATTTCAGAGTCTTTTGCGAGATTGTACGATTTGGCTGCTGATCCTTCCAATGACATGATTTATACGACAGAGGACGGGACAACCGCCAATAAAGTGTTCATGATTCCCCGTAGCCGCGAAGATTTGGCAGTTCGCCGCCGAGCGATTGCCAAGTGGGCGGATGCGACTTGCGGGTTCGCAGGACGCAGCCCGGATCATGTCGCCGCTTTTTTGGCCGGATTCGCAAGTTATCCTGATGTATTCGGTGAATACCGGCAGAACGTATTGGACTTTTATCAGTACGCTCGCGATGAAGACTTGTTTGTAACCTATGTCATCATTCCTCCGCAGGTGGATCGCAGCAAGGCCGCACATGAACAGGAAGAAAAATATTTACCGGTAGGTGTTCTTGAAGAGAGGAAAGACGGCATTGTCGTACGTGGATCGCAAATGCTCGGGACGAGCGCTGCAGTTTCAAACTATTTATTTGTTAGCTGTATTACGCCGCTCAGACCGGGCGATGAGGATTATGCTATATCCTTTGTCCTGCCGATAGATACGCCCGGTTTAAAGCTATACCCGCGTCCTACCTATGCAACAGGCAAGGAAAGTATATTTGATTATCCTCTTTCCACTCAATTTGACGAAAGTGATTCGCTTGTTGTATTCGACGATGTATTCATACCGTGGAAGCATGTATTCACATATAAAAACATTGAAGCAACGAGGGCGCAGTTCCATGAGACACCGGCTCATGTGCTGGGGAACAATCAGGCGCAAATTCGACTGAGTACAAAATTGAAATTTACGATCGGAGTAGCCCGAAAGATTACCGCAATGGGGGGGACTGACAAGTTCCCGCAGGTACAGGAACGGTTAGGTGAACTGGCTTCATTGGCTGCGACGGTTGAGGGCATGCTGCTTGCAAGTGAGTATGAGTGTACAGTGGATAAGAATGGTACAGCACGTCCTAATGCGCGTTTTTTGTATGGCATAGTTGGCATGCAAGATCAAATTTATGCAGGTGTAATTAAAATTCTGCGCGAGCTTGTCGGTGGAGGCGTGCTGCAGTTGCCTTCCTCCTATCATGAGATGGTCAATCCAGAAACCAAAGATGACATCCGCCAATATATACGTGCTTCCGGCGTCGATTCAGAGGCAAGAATTCAATTGTACCGATTGGCATGGGACATCATCGGTTCAGAGTTCGCTGGACGTCACCAACAATATGAAATGTTTTACAACGGAGCTCCATTTGTCGTAAGGGGGCACGCATACCGTAATTATGGTTATCATGAACCTCTTGAGATGGTCGATCGTTTTTTGGGGAGCTATACCGTGCCGAAAGCATTATTAAAGGAGGTATAG
- a CDS encoding GntR family transcriptional regulator, with product MASTKFNLKPIDKPSTTKEMAYNEIKHVILSGYISSEEIFTEVKLAELLNTSRTPVREALQDLIKEGLIVSIPRKGMTVRKVTESEIEQIFLLRTSIETKMIRKLAEIITSEQLKILKNICKQQKEAMLANDDIAFIKLDQLFHISFVKFVDFELIEQVLLNLHNLSQLIGLRAIKKSNRMNEVLEEHLTIISCMESRDEEKSGEAMILHLNKTKQSLII from the coding sequence ATGGCTTCAACCAAGTTTAATTTAAAACCTATCGATAAACCTTCCACAACAAAGGAAATGGCTTACAATGAAATTAAGCACGTTATTTTGAGCGGCTATATTTCGTCGGAAGAAATATTTACTGAGGTGAAGTTGGCGGAACTACTGAACACATCGAGAACACCTGTTAGGGAAGCTTTGCAGGATTTAATTAAAGAAGGCTTGATCGTTTCAATTCCGCGCAAAGGAATGACAGTTCGCAAAGTGACGGAAAGCGAAATCGAGCAAATATTTTTGCTTCGTACTTCAATTGAAACGAAAATGATCCGTAAACTGGCCGAAATCATTACATCGGAACAATTGAAGATACTGAAAAATATTTGTAAGCAGCAAAAAGAAGCTATGTTAGCCAACGATGACATCGCGTTTATTAAACTTGACCAATTATTTCATATTTCCTTTGTTAAATTTGTCGATTTCGAATTAATTGAGCAAGTGCTGCTGAATCTTCACAATTTGTCACAGCTTATAGGGCTGAGGGCGATTAAAAAAAGTAACCGGATGAACGAGGTGTTAGAGGAGCATTTGACTATTATTTCTTGTATGGAGAGCAGAGACGAAGAAAAATCCGGTGAAGCGATGATTTTACATTTAAATAAGACAAAACAATCTTTAATAATTTAA